One window of Paenibacillus albicereus genomic DNA carries:
- a CDS encoding ABC transporter substrate-binding protein: MNKRRKWATGLLLPLALAATACSGGNADGDGSGQDGGDSGKGGKVTLSSWTLFSGGDGENMQAMIDAFNKEHPDIKVENTVLEWGEYYTKLITAVGNGNGPDIGISHTSRLPDLIHQGVVSDMDDAAEAAGIDWSTFNPNILSATVVDGKHYAVPIDTHPFVMYYNKKLLKDAGLLGEDGKPVFDNSADGFVQLLTALKEKLPKNVMPLAMPSANDDVFRLWWSLYHQLGGNDVISDDLKSAALDSGKAVQAMQYVQDLFHKQKVIRLNDPDFVKSFQSGTAAIIMTGVWTTGVWESTKGLEFGAMPIPKIFDKEATWGDSHTVILPVTKKDDPEKRKAAAIFADYLAEKGALWAKAGHIPAKPAIFDSEEFKALPYRSDYVSVASTVAFNKPSDKNWQIRDLAMFKFLNEVWANKMSPADAAVKIQAEIDKVLKQ; encoded by the coding sequence ATGAACAAAAGACGGAAATGGGCAACCGGACTGCTGCTCCCGCTCGCGCTGGCGGCAACCGCATGCAGCGGAGGCAATGCGGACGGCGACGGAAGCGGCCAGGATGGCGGCGACTCCGGAAAAGGCGGCAAGGTGACGCTGTCGTCCTGGACGCTGTTCAGCGGCGGCGACGGCGAGAACATGCAGGCGATGATCGACGCGTTCAACAAGGAGCATCCCGACATCAAGGTCGAGAACACCGTGCTCGAGTGGGGCGAGTACTACACGAAGCTGATTACGGCGGTCGGCAACGGCAACGGTCCCGACATCGGCATCTCCCACACGTCCCGGCTGCCCGATCTGATCCATCAGGGCGTCGTCTCCGACATGGACGATGCGGCCGAGGCGGCCGGCATCGACTGGTCGACGTTCAACCCGAACATCCTCAGCGCGACGGTCGTGGACGGCAAGCACTATGCGGTGCCGATCGACACGCATCCGTTCGTCATGTACTACAACAAGAAGCTGCTGAAGGATGCCGGTCTGCTTGGCGAGGACGGCAAGCCGGTATTCGACAATTCGGCCGACGGCTTCGTGCAGCTGCTGACGGCGCTCAAGGAGAAGCTGCCGAAAAACGTCATGCCGCTGGCGATGCCGAGCGCCAACGACGACGTGTTCCGCCTGTGGTGGTCGCTTTACCATCAGCTCGGCGGCAACGACGTCATCAGCGACGACCTGAAGTCGGCGGCGCTGGACAGCGGCAAGGCGGTCCAGGCGATGCAGTACGTGCAGGACCTGTTCCACAAGCAGAAGGTCATCCGCCTCAACGATCCGGACTTCGTCAAAAGCTTCCAGAGCGGCACGGCCGCGATCATCATGACGGGCGTCTGGACGACCGGCGTCTGGGAATCGACCAAGGGACTGGAATTCGGCGCGATGCCGATTCCGAAGATCTTCGACAAGGAAGCGACCTGGGGCGACTCCCACACCGTCATCCTGCCGGTCACGAAAAAGGACGATCCCGAGAAGCGCAAGGCGGCCGCCATCTTCGCCGACTATCTGGCCGAGAAAGGCGCCCTGTGGGCGAAGGCGGGCCATATCCCGGCGAAGCCGGCCATCTTCGACAGCGAGGAGTTCAAGGCGCTGCCGTACCGGAGCGACTACGTCTCCGTCGCGAGCACCGTCGCCTTCAACAAGCCGTCGGACAAAAACTGGCAAATCCGCGATCTGGCGATGTTCAAGTTCCTGAACGAGGTCTGGGCGAACAAGATGAGTCCCGCCGACGCGGCCGTGAAGATCCAGGCTGAGATCGACAAGGTCCTGAAGCAATAG
- a CDS encoding helix-turn-helix domain-containing protein, with product MQAFNLIRLQEAMQLLGVSRATIDRWRKERQLPVVKLGKEVWVDRSQLEQWVRVRGGLPRPDGSGLAGSEPLHAADRASGPARSKLPPAAAASTLSSAYEGAARTERSITVGYQSGAALLWSALIVKRRGWFEEELALLEPHARWRVRWRHADSGMELVEELIAGRVQIASVGDYPIAASRELGRLLPRFRPQMLAFDGKSEGGSGISLVVRAGSGIRREEQLGSSFISTVGRSSASRRLQEVLRRGRLDGMPVLHHGRMADCLGGLLEGRNEAAMLWEPYLTWVRRIGAGVPLEGESGGSDYLTGIMADAGWAEAHESAAVAYLKAHLRAHALMRLDPGAAAMLIGEESGFPLEVVASVLGSIRWDASVSSRDLATLDRLEPAARPAGASAADAGEAFRSAAREAASPPAFRPAYLQEAVRALRLPSLPDIPLPHEWAEDGIY from the coding sequence ATGCAAGCGTTCAACTTGATCCGCCTCCAGGAGGCGATGCAGCTGCTCGGCGTCAGCCGGGCGACGATCGACCGCTGGCGCAAGGAGCGGCAGCTGCCTGTCGTCAAGCTGGGCAAGGAAGTATGGGTCGACCGCTCCCAGCTGGAGCAGTGGGTCCGCGTCCGGGGCGGGCTGCCTCGGCCGGACGGCAGCGGCCTTGCCGGATCGGAGCCCCTTCATGCCGCCGATCGGGCCTCCGGTCCGGCCCGGTCCAAGCTGCCTCCTGCAGCCGCCGCATCTACGCTCTCCTCGGCCTATGAGGGGGCGGCGCGGACAGAGCGCTCCATCACGGTCGGCTATCAGAGCGGCGCCGCCCTGCTCTGGAGCGCGCTCATCGTCAAGCGCCGCGGCTGGTTCGAGGAGGAGCTGGCGCTGCTGGAGCCGCATGCGCGGTGGCGCGTCCGCTGGCGGCATGCCGACAGCGGCATGGAGCTGGTGGAGGAGCTGATCGCCGGGCGGGTGCAGATCGCCTCCGTCGGCGACTATCCGATCGCCGCGAGCCGCGAGCTCGGGCGGCTGCTGCCGCGCTTCCGGCCGCAGATGCTCGCCTTCGACGGCAAGAGCGAGGGCGGCTCCGGCATCTCGCTCGTCGTCCGCGCCGGCAGCGGCATCCGCCGGGAGGAGCAGCTTGGCTCCTCGTTCATCTCGACGGTCGGACGCTCCAGCGCCTCTCGTCGGCTGCAGGAGGTGCTGCGGCGCGGCCGCCTCGACGGCATGCCGGTGCTGCATCACGGACGCATGGCCGACTGCCTCGGCGGGCTGCTGGAGGGACGGAACGAGGCGGCGATGCTATGGGAGCCATATCTGACTTGGGTGCGCAGGATCGGAGCCGGCGTACCTTTGGAGGGGGAGAGCGGCGGCAGCGACTATCTGACCGGCATCATGGCGGATGCCGGCTGGGCCGAGGCCCATGAGTCCGCTGCGGTCGCCTATCTCAAGGCGCATCTGCGCGCGCATGCACTCATGCGGCTCGATCCCGGAGCCGCCGCCATGCTGATCGGGGAAGAAAGCGGCTTTCCGCTCGAGGTCGTCGCCTCCGTCCTCGGCTCCATCCGCTGGGATGCCAGCGTGTCGAGCCGCGACCTCGCGACGCTCGACCGGCTCGAGCCGGCGGCTCGGCCGGCCGGCGCGAGCGCTGCCGATGCCGGCGAGGCGTTCCGCAGCGCCGCCCGGGAGGCGGCGTCCCCGCCGGCTTTCCGCCCGGCGTACCTGCAGGAGGCGGTGCGGGCGCTCCGCCTGCCGAGCCTGCCGGACATCCCTCTGCCCCACGAATGGGCGGAGGACGGCATTTATTGA
- the ssuC gene encoding aliphatic sulfonate ABC transporter permease SsuC — protein sequence MERSASKRSWTDSRLTPFLVPAAILIAWQLLGHYGAVSSRTLPTPLQVAEAGIRLARTGELVQYIWSSAQRALLGFVIGGGIGFALGLLNGVSRSADRLLDSTIQMVRNVPHLALIPLVILWFGIGETAKVFLVVLGVFFPIYLNTLHGIRSIDPGLLEMARVYKIRGAALYRHVILPGALASILVGVRYALGLMWLTLIVSETISANSGIGYMAMNAREFMRLDVVVLAILLYAALGKLSDLAAKALEERLLQWNPHYAVDRKGGGRRGRRAEAGSRSEAADPAGGEAVRG from the coding sequence ATCGAAAGGTCCGCATCCAAACGTTCCTGGACGGACAGCCGCCTGACCCCGTTTCTGGTGCCGGCGGCGATTCTGATCGCCTGGCAGCTGCTCGGGCACTACGGCGCCGTGTCCTCGCGCACGCTTCCTACGCCGCTGCAGGTGGCGGAAGCGGGCATCCGGCTCGCCCGCACCGGCGAGCTGGTCCAGTACATCTGGAGCAGCGCGCAGCGGGCGCTGCTCGGCTTTGTCATCGGGGGCGGCATCGGCTTCGCGCTGGGGCTGCTGAACGGCGTGTCCCGCAGCGCCGACCGGCTGCTCGACAGCACGATCCAGATGGTCCGCAACGTGCCCCATCTGGCGCTGATTCCGCTCGTCATCCTCTGGTTCGGCATCGGCGAGACGGCCAAGGTGTTCCTCGTCGTGCTGGGCGTCTTCTTCCCGATCTACCTCAACACGCTGCACGGCATCCGCTCGATCGATCCCGGCCTGCTCGAGATGGCGCGCGTGTACAAGATCCGCGGCGCGGCGCTGTACCGGCATGTCATCCTGCCGGGGGCGCTCGCCTCAATCCTCGTCGGCGTGCGCTACGCGCTCGGCCTCATGTGGCTGACGCTCATCGTCTCGGAGACGATCAGCGCCAACAGCGGCATCGGCTACATGGCGATGAACGCCCGCGAGTTCATGCGGCTCGACGTCGTCGTGCTGGCGATCCTGCTCTATGCGGCGCTCGGCAAGCTGTCCGACCTCGCGGCGAAGGCGCTGGAGGAGCGGCTGCTGCAGTGGAATCCCCATTATGCGGTCGACAGGAAAGGAGGCGGGCGGCGTGGGCGCAGAGCAGAGGCGGGCAGCCGGAGCGAGGCTGCAGATCCGGCAGGCGGCGAAGCGGTTCGGGGATAA
- a CDS encoding ArsR/SmtB family transcription factor, with product MLDITINEPDRLVQIAHALSTRARVDILRLLNAKSLNVIEIAEALELPVSTVANHVKLLEAAKLIHTELLPATRGAMKVCSRSYDDILITLNTSVHWSKDDVSVYEVELPIGQYSTCEVHPTCGQASAEGMLIREDEPASFYHPNHVGAQLIWFRKGYLDYLLPLELPKNARPEAIEFSMELCSEAPNFDNDWPSDITLWINDVEIGTWTSPGDFGDRRGKLNPDWWIDWATQYGLLKTWRVDKERTTIDMDKVSDVSLADLALEGRHHLKLRIGIKPDALHKGGINLFGRHFGDHPQDIVMKVHYVLADPE from the coding sequence ATGCTGGACATCACCATCAATGAGCCCGATCGGCTCGTGCAGATCGCGCATGCGTTGTCGACCCGGGCGCGGGTCGACATCCTCCGGCTGCTGAACGCGAAGAGCCTGAACGTCATCGAGATCGCCGAGGCGCTGGAGCTCCCGGTATCGACCGTGGCCAACCACGTCAAGCTGCTGGAAGCCGCCAAGCTCATCCACACCGAGCTGCTGCCGGCGACGCGCGGGGCGATGAAGGTATGCAGCCGCAGCTACGACGACATCCTCATCACGCTCAACACATCCGTCCACTGGTCCAAGGACGACGTATCCGTCTACGAGGTGGAGCTGCCGATCGGCCAGTACAGCACCTGCGAGGTGCATCCGACCTGCGGCCAGGCGAGCGCCGAGGGCATGCTCATCCGCGAGGACGAGCCGGCCAGCTTCTATCACCCGAACCACGTCGGCGCGCAGCTCATCTGGTTCCGCAAAGGATACCTCGACTATCTGCTGCCGCTCGAGCTCCCGAAGAACGCCCGCCCCGAGGCGATCGAATTCTCCATGGAGCTGTGCTCGGAAGCGCCGAACTTCGACAACGACTGGCCGTCGGACATCACGCTCTGGATCAACGACGTCGAGATCGGCACGTGGACGAGTCCCGGAGACTTCGGCGACCGGCGCGGCAAGCTGAACCCCGACTGGTGGATCGACTGGGCGACGCAGTACGGCCTGCTCAAGACGTGGAGGGTCGACAAGGAACGGACGACGATCGACATGGACAAGGTGTCCGACGTCTCGCTCGCCGATCTGGCGCTGGAGGGCCGCCATCATCTCAAGCTGCGGATCGGCATCAAGCCGGACGCGCTGCACAAGGGCGGCATCAACCTGTTCGGCCGCCATTTCGGCGACCACCCGCAGGACATCGTCATGAAAGTGCATTACGTTCTAGCCGATCCGGAATAA
- a CDS encoding carbohydrate ABC transporter permease, which produces MKWIYRIVSLLAAAVFLLPILWMLSVSVKEEGMPIVTVLDWVKPPYSLAVYGEVLQATKLPLWVWNSFFIAVCVTALTIVIAAMAGFALSKIKFRLKAAVFFAVLAGLLIPGEAILIPLYQVAKDMGLLNTYLGLILPSLASPIAIIVLKSFFDGVPNDLLESVQIDGGGNWRIFFSIMLPLTRPAVASMAILTFIGSWNNFLWPFMSVTDDSLFTLPMGIPTLMSQYTVDYVKPMVINTISSLPIFLLFLVFEKQIIKGVSLSGIKG; this is translated from the coding sequence ATGAAATGGATCTACCGCATCGTGTCGCTGCTGGCCGCCGCCGTGTTCCTGCTGCCGATTCTCTGGATGCTGTCCGTCTCCGTCAAGGAAGAAGGCATGCCGATCGTCACCGTGCTCGACTGGGTGAAGCCGCCCTACTCGCTCGCCGTCTACGGCGAGGTGCTGCAAGCGACGAAGCTGCCCCTGTGGGTATGGAACAGCTTCTTCATCGCCGTCTGCGTCACCGCGCTGACGATCGTGATCGCGGCGATGGCGGGGTTCGCGCTGTCCAAGATCAAGTTCCGGCTGAAGGCGGCCGTATTCTTCGCCGTCCTGGCCGGCCTGCTCATCCCCGGCGAGGCGATCCTGATCCCGCTCTATCAGGTCGCCAAGGACATGGGCCTGCTCAACACCTATCTCGGCCTCATCCTGCCTTCCCTGGCCTCGCCGATCGCCATCATCGTGCTCAAGAGCTTTTTCGACGGCGTGCCGAACGACCTGCTCGAGAGCGTGCAGATCGACGGCGGCGGCAACTGGCGGATCTTCTTCAGCATCATGCTGCCGCTCACCCGGCCGGCCGTCGCCTCGATGGCGATCCTGACGTTCATCGGCTCGTGGAACAACTTCCTCTGGCCGTTCATGTCCGTCACCGACGACAGCCTGTTCACCCTCCCGATGGGCATCCCGACACTGATGAGCCAGTATACGGTCGACTACGTCAAGCCGATGGTCATCAATACGATCTCGTCGCTGCCGATCTTCCTGCTGTTCCTCGTCTTCGAGAAGCAGATCATCAAGGGCGTCAGCCTGTCGGGCATCAAAGGGTGA
- a CDS encoding sulfonate ABC transporter substrate-binding protein: MRERFWSKAAGLLLGGALLLAAAACGSSGNEPEAGSGSASTQNGGVIHIGYQKYGSVNLLKGKGGLDEKLAEIGYKAEWTLFPGGPQLLEAMNVGSVDIGHTGEAPPIFAQAAGTPLVYLARSPASPKAEAILVPENSAIQSVADLKGKKVALNKGSNVHYLLVKALEQAGVPYGDIETVFLPPADARAAFESGSVDAWVIWEPFYSAAQLATKARVLADGEGLVQNYEFVLSSRSFADRHAEAVEVVLDALKEADVWAEEDPKRAAELLSPELGIDVPALEQAMGHRAFGIEEIDDDTLAQQQRVADAFHELKLIPEKLDVKEAAWKKP; encoded by the coding sequence ATGAGAGAACGATTCTGGAGCAAAGCGGCCGGCCTGCTGCTCGGCGGGGCGCTCCTGCTGGCCGCTGCGGCTTGCGGCAGCTCGGGCAACGAGCCGGAGGCTGGAAGCGGTTCGGCCTCGACTCAAAACGGGGGAGTCATCCATATCGGCTACCAGAAGTACGGCAGCGTCAATTTGCTCAAAGGAAAAGGCGGACTCGACGAGAAGCTGGCGGAGATCGGCTACAAGGCGGAATGGACGCTGTTCCCCGGAGGCCCGCAGCTGCTGGAGGCGATGAACGTCGGCAGCGTGGACATCGGCCACACCGGCGAAGCGCCGCCGATCTTCGCGCAGGCGGCCGGCACGCCGCTCGTCTACCTGGCCCGCTCGCCCGCGAGCCCCAAGGCAGAGGCGATCCTCGTGCCGGAGAACTCCGCGATCCAGTCCGTCGCGGACCTGAAAGGCAAGAAGGTCGCGCTCAACAAAGGCTCGAACGTGCATTACCTGCTCGTGAAGGCGCTGGAGCAGGCTGGCGTGCCGTACGGCGACATCGAGACGGTGTTCCTGCCGCCGGCGGACGCGAGAGCCGCGTTCGAGAGCGGCAGCGTCGACGCCTGGGTCATCTGGGAGCCGTTCTACTCGGCGGCGCAGCTCGCGACCAAGGCGAGGGTGCTCGCCGACGGAGAGGGCCTCGTCCAGAACTATGAATTCGTCCTATCCTCGCGCTCGTTCGCGGATCGGCATGCCGAGGCGGTAGAGGTCGTGCTGGACGCCTTGAAGGAAGCCGACGTATGGGCCGAGGAGGATCCGAAGCGCGCGGCGGAGCTGCTGTCGCCGGAGCTCGGCATCGACGTGCCGGCCTTGGAGCAGGCGATGGGCCATCGCGCCTTCGGCATCGAGGAGATCGACGACGATACGCTGGCCCAGCAGCAGCGCGTCGCCGACGCCTTCCACGAGCTGAAGCTCATCCCGGAGAAGCTCGACGTGAAGGAAGCGGCCTGGAAGAAGCCCTGA
- the ssuD gene encoding FMNH2-dependent alkanesulfonate monooxygenase → MDLFWFIPLHGDGRYLGTSDGARAVDYDYMKQIAVAADRLGYGGVLLPTGRSCEDAWVAASALIPATQRLKYLVAIRPGMMAPATAARMASTFDRLSGGRLLVNVVTGGDPEELAGDGLFLPHGERYELTDEFLSIYRQLLSGDKVHVHGKHLRNEGGQLLYPPLQQPYPPLYFGGSSPAGQQIAADHADVYLTWGEPPADVAAKLDQVREAAAARGRKLRFGIRLHVIVRETSEQAWQAAGELIRHVDDRTIAEAQKVFARYDSVGQQRMARLHGGDRTKLEISPNLWAGVGLVRGGAGTALVGDPQTVAERIREYESLGIDTFILSGYPHLEEAYRTAELLFPLLDLKPQAEPIRTRLRASGEIVANDLLPDTIASGGR, encoded by the coding sequence ATGGATCTGTTCTGGTTCATCCCGCTGCATGGAGACGGCCGCTATCTCGGCACGAGCGACGGCGCCCGCGCCGTCGACTACGATTACATGAAGCAGATCGCCGTGGCGGCCGACCGGCTCGGCTACGGGGGCGTGCTGCTGCCGACGGGCCGCTCCTGCGAGGATGCCTGGGTGGCCGCCTCGGCGCTCATCCCGGCGACGCAGCGGCTCAAGTATCTGGTGGCGATCCGCCCCGGCATGATGGCTCCGGCGACGGCGGCGCGCATGGCGTCCACGTTCGACCGGCTGTCCGGCGGACGGCTGCTCGTGAACGTCGTGACCGGCGGCGACCCCGAGGAGCTGGCGGGAGACGGCCTGTTCCTGCCGCATGGCGAGCGCTACGAGCTGACCGACGAGTTCCTGAGCATCTACCGGCAGCTGCTGTCGGGCGATAAGGTGCATGTCCACGGCAAGCATCTGCGCAATGAAGGCGGACAGCTGCTCTATCCGCCGCTGCAGCAGCCGTATCCGCCGCTCTACTTCGGCGGCTCCTCGCCGGCGGGGCAGCAGATCGCGGCTGACCATGCCGACGTCTACCTGACCTGGGGCGAGCCTCCGGCCGACGTCGCCGCCAAGCTCGACCAGGTGCGCGAGGCGGCGGCCGCCCGCGGGCGCAAGCTGCGCTTCGGCATCCGGCTGCATGTCATCGTGCGCGAGACGAGCGAGCAGGCGTGGCAGGCGGCGGGCGAGCTCATCCGCCACGTGGACGACCGCACGATCGCCGAGGCGCAAAAGGTGTTCGCCCGCTACGACTCGGTCGGCCAGCAGCGGATGGCCCGGCTGCACGGCGGCGACCGCACCAAGCTCGAAATCTCGCCGAACCTGTGGGCCGGCGTCGGCCTCGTGCGCGGCGGCGCCGGCACGGCGCTCGTCGGCGATCCGCAGACGGTCGCGGAGCGCATCCGCGAGTACGAGTCGCTCGGCATCGACACGTTCATCCTGTCCGGCTATCCGCATCTGGAGGAAGCCTATCGCACGGCCGAGCTGCTGTTCCCGCTGCTCGACCTCAAGCCGCAGGCCGAGCCGATCCGCACGCGGCTGAGGGCGTCCGGCGAGATCGTCGCGAACGACCTGCTGCCGGATACGATCGCTTCCGGCGGACGCTAG
- a CDS encoding carbohydrate ABC transporter permease: MAIGPEAKTEPALVGAKRKRSWAGAQALVFLAPFFAVYLTFTIWPMLKGVQISFFKWTLIRKMEYVGFGNFSKLMEDAEFWASVWHSTIFVLLTTPLMLALSLGLALIANRNSRLRKLYRISFFMPSVMSVAVASFLGLFIFQPYTGLLNSILHLIGLLPDGQEIFWLSEVSLSWIAITVLTLWWTVGFNFVLYLSALQEMPEELYEAARLDGATNGQIFRGITLPLLAPITRMIMMLQIIASFKVFLQIYIMTGGGPLDKTRPVIQYIWQTGFRQNDLGYASAMSYVLFFILLALSALQYGFNRRKEAG; the protein is encoded by the coding sequence ATGGCCATCGGTCCAGAGGCGAAGACGGAGCCGGCTCTCGTCGGCGCCAAGCGCAAAAGAAGCTGGGCAGGCGCGCAGGCGCTCGTTTTCCTCGCGCCGTTTTTCGCCGTGTATCTGACGTTCACGATATGGCCGATGCTCAAGGGCGTGCAGATCAGCTTCTTCAAATGGACGCTGATCCGCAAGATGGAGTATGTGGGCTTCGGCAACTTCAGCAAGCTGATGGAGGACGCGGAGTTCTGGGCATCGGTCTGGCATTCGACGATCTTCGTGCTGCTCACGACGCCGCTCATGCTGGCGCTGTCGCTCGGGCTCGCGCTGATCGCGAACCGCAACTCGCGGCTGCGCAAGCTGTACCGCATTTCCTTTTTCATGCCGAGCGTCATGTCGGTGGCCGTCGCGTCCTTCCTCGGCTTGTTCATCTTCCAGCCTTATACGGGGCTGCTCAACTCGATCCTGCATCTGATCGGGCTGCTGCCGGACGGGCAGGAAATCTTCTGGCTGTCGGAGGTGTCGCTCTCGTGGATCGCGATCACGGTGCTGACGCTCTGGTGGACGGTCGGCTTCAACTTCGTGCTGTACCTCTCGGCGCTGCAGGAGATGCCGGAGGAGCTGTACGAGGCGGCGCGGCTCGACGGCGCGACGAACGGCCAGATTTTCCGCGGCATCACGCTGCCGCTGCTCGCCCCGATCACCCGCATGATCATGATGCTGCAGATCATCGCCTCGTTCAAGGTGTTCCTGCAAATCTACATCATGACGGGCGGCGGCCCGCTCGACAAGACGAGGCCGGTCATCCAGTACATCTGGCAGACCGGATTCCGCCAGAACGACCTCGGGTACGCCTCGGCCATGTCGTACGTGCTGTTCTTCATCCTGCTGGCGCTTTCGGCGCTGCAATACGGATTCAATCGACGGAAGGAGGCGGGCTAG
- a CDS encoding ATP-binding cassette domain-containing protein gives MGAEQRRAAGARLQIRQAAKRFGDKQVLHDVELDVPAGQFVAIVGRSGCGKSTLLRLIAGLDAPSSGSVSLDGEPVAGIGDRTRMLFQDARLLPWKSALDNVRVASGGSDRAQALRALEQVGLGDRAGEWPGVLSGGQRQRVALARALGGQPGLLLLDEPLGALDALTRIEMQQLIERLWREQGFTAVLVTHDVSEAVALADRVILIEEGRIGLDLDIRLDRPRGHDSSFAHYERLILDRILERDAEAERRREQVYTI, from the coding sequence GTGGGCGCAGAGCAGAGGCGGGCAGCCGGAGCGAGGCTGCAGATCCGGCAGGCGGCGAAGCGGTTCGGGGATAAGCAGGTGCTCCATGACGTGGAGCTCGACGTGCCGGCAGGCCAGTTCGTCGCCATCGTCGGACGCAGCGGCTGCGGCAAGAGCACGCTGCTGCGGCTGATCGCGGGTCTGGACGCCCCGAGCTCGGGCAGCGTCAGCCTGGACGGCGAGCCGGTAGCGGGCATCGGCGACCGGACGCGGATGCTGTTCCAGGACGCGCGGCTGCTGCCGTGGAAAAGCGCCCTCGACAACGTGCGCGTCGCCAGCGGCGGGAGCGATCGTGCCCAGGCGCTGCGCGCGCTGGAGCAGGTCGGGCTCGGCGACCGGGCGGGCGAGTGGCCGGGCGTGCTGTCCGGCGGACAGCGGCAGCGGGTCGCGCTGGCCCGCGCGCTCGGCGGGCAGCCGGGCCTGCTGCTGCTCGACGAGCCGCTCGGCGCGCTGGATGCGCTGACGCGCATCGAGATGCAGCAGCTGATCGAGCGGCTGTGGCGCGAGCAGGGCTTCACCGCCGTGCTCGTCACGCATGACGTGAGCGAGGCGGTGGCGCTGGCCGACCGGGTCATCCTGATCGAGGAGGGCCGCATCGGGCTCGACCTCGACATCCGGCTCGACCGTCCGCGCGGGCATGACAGCTCGTTCGCCCATTACGAGCGGCTCATCCTGGACCGCATCCTGGAGCGGGATGCGGAGGCGGAGCGGCGGCGCGAGCAGGTCTATACGATTTGA